Proteins encoded together in one Rhea pennata isolate bPtePen1 chromosome 27, bPtePen1.pri, whole genome shotgun sequence window:
- the TM6SF2 gene encoding transmembrane 6 superfamily member 2, producing MRLPGVPGALAPSLLALPLAFSVNGVAALAESPAALVLTGVLVLAGLFFVVTFVSGWGHFQDPLFCVFVTLSFASAVDLIISLEEDGYISGFAELFVREGEPYLRTAHGIMICYWDGIVHYGLYLAMIAAMSRRKSYRSLGLFWLGSLMMSIVVFLLGNLTGKYSSDVGPAFLLNVPYVLLPAWAGARLFQQPRALPCLAADKIAEEQRKGLHRRPQDLGLVLFLILAAAFTFFRGLVALDCPADACFEYVYQREPYLRDPVAYPKVQMLLCLFYVLPFFCLCIYGLVRPACAWLPDWSLVFAGAVAQAQFSHLGSSLHARTPFPYQTPEDVWWSFLLTNVLYALGPQLLAYRCLRRPAFFLPAAPAAGLHGAKKQQ from the exons ATGCGGCTCCCCGGCGTGCCGGGCGCGctcgccccctccctgctcGCCTTGCCCCTGGCCTTCAGCGTGAACGGCGTGGCCGCCCTGGCAGA GAGCCCGGCGGCGCTGGTGCTGACGGGGGTGCTGGTGCTCGCGGGTCTCTTTTTCGTCGTCACCTTCGTGAGCGGATGGGGCCACTTCCAGGACCCCCTTTTCTGCG TGTTCGTGACGCTCTCCTTCGCCTCCGCCGTCGACCTGATCATCTCGCTGGAGGAGGACGGCTACATCTCGGGCTTCGCGGAGCTCTTCGTCAGGGAG GGCGAGCCGTACCTGCGCACGGCCCACGGCATCATGATCTGCTACTGGGACGGCATCGTCCACTACGGTCTCTACCTCGCCATGATCGCGGCCATGAGCCGAAG GAAGAGCTACAGGAGCCTGGGTCTCTTCTGGCTGGGCTCTCTGATGATGAGCATCGTCGTCTTCCTGCTCGGGAACCTGACCG GGAAGTACAGCTCCGACGTGGGGCCGGCCTTCCTGCTCAACGTGCCCTACGTGCTGCTGCCCGCCTGGGCCGGGGCGAGGCTCTTCCAGCAGCCCAGGGCCCTGCCGTGCCTCGCTGCTGATAAG ATCGCCGAGGAGCAGCGCAAGGGTCTGCACCGGCGGCCCCAGGACCTGGGTCTGGTCCTGTTCTTGATCCTAGCCGCGGCGTTCACCTTCTTCAGGGGCCTG GTGGCTCTGGACTGCCCCGCCGACGCGTGCTTCGAGTACGTCTACCAGCGCGAGCCCTACCTGCGCGACCCCGTCGCCTACCCCAAGGTGCAG ATGCTGCTCTGCTTGTTCTACGTCCTCCccttcttctgcctctgcatCTACGGGCTGGTGCGACCCGCCTGCGCCTGGCTGCCCGACTGGAGCCTGGTGTTCGCGGGCGCCGTCGCCCAG GCGCAGTTCTCCCACCTGGGCTCCTCGCTGCACGCCCGCACCCCCTTCCCCTACCAGACCCCCGAGGACGTCTGGTGGAGCTTCCTCCTCACCAATGTCCTCTACGCGCTGGGCCCGCAGCTCCTGGCGTACCGCTGCCTCCGCCGCCCCGCGTTCTtcctgcccgccgcccccgccgccggcctgCACGGGgccaaaaagcagcagtga
- the HAPLN4 gene encoding hyaluronan and proteoglycan link protein 4 produces the protein MRPGGLRPRAGGPGALLVLAGLLCSAAPPGSRARTKVVHVLEGDGGAVVVQTAPGKVVTHRGGTIILPCRYHYDVSAHDPDEIRLKWTKVTEPLAFEDVFVALGKARRAFGSYRGRTALQEDGFGDASLIIRNVTLQDYGRYECEVTDELEDDTGTVKLDLEGVIFPYHPRLGRYTLNFREAQRACLEQDGILASHDQLHQAWLEGMDWCDAGWLEDGSVQYPISRPREECGRKDTPGGVRNYGYRHKDSERYDAFCFTSNLDGKVYFLKTYRKLSYAEAVQACKDNGAAVAKVGQLYAAWKIQLLDRCEAGWVEDGSIRYPIVNPRARCGGREPGVRNLGFPDKKYKLFGVYCFKKAGAGAAAEAPGPGHPNRV, from the exons ATgcggcccggggggctgcggccccgggccggcggccccggcgccctgCTCGTCCTCGCGGGCCTCCTGtgctccgcggcgccgccgggcagcAGGGCCCGCACCAAGGTGGTGCACGTGCTGG AGGGCGACGGCGGCGCCGTGGTGGTGCAGACGGCGCCGGGCAAGGTGGTGACGCACCGAGGCGGCACCATCATCCTGCCCTGCCGCTACCACTACGACGTGTCGGCCCACGACCCCGACGAGATCCGCCTCAAGTGGACCAAAGTGACGGAGCCCCTGGCCTTCGAGGACGTCTTCGTGGCCCTGGGCAAGGCGCGGCGGGCCTTCGGCAGCTACCGCGGGCGCACGGCGCTGCAGGAGGACGGCTTCGGCGACGCCTCGCTCATCATCCGCAACGTCACCCTGCAGGACTACGGCCGCTACGAGTGCGAGGTCACCGACGAGCTCGAGGACGACACCGGCACGGTCAAGCTGGACCTCGAAG GGGTGATCTTCCCCTACCACCCGCGTCTCGGCCGCTACACCCTCAACTTCCGCGAGGCGCAGCGGGCCTGCCTGGAGCAGGACGGCATCCTGGCCTCGCACGACCAGCTGCACCAGGCCTGGCTGGAGGGCATGGACTGGTGCGACGCCGGCTGGCTGGAGGACGGCTCCGTGCAGTACCCCATCTCCCGGCCGCGGGAGGAGTGCGGCCGCAAGGACACGCCGGGCGGGGTGCGCAACTACGGCTACCGGCACAAGGACAGCGAGCGCTACGACGCCTTCTGCTTCACCTCCAACCTCGACG gcaAAGTCTACTTCCTCAAGACCTACCGCAAGCTGAGCTACGCCGAGGCGGTGCAGGCGTGCAAGGACAACGGGGCGGCCGTGGCCAAGGTGGGCCAGCTCTACGCCGCCTGGAAGATCCAGCTGCTGGACCGCTGCGAGGCCGGCTGGGTGGAGGACGGCAGCATCCGCTACCCCATCGTCAACCCGCGGGCCCGCTGCGGCGGCCGGGAGCCCGGCGTGCGCAACCTCGGCTTCCCGGACAAGAAGTACAAGCTCTTCGGGGTCTACTGCTTCAAGAaggccggggcgggcgccgccgcggaggcgccgggcccggggcaCCCCAACCGCGTGTga